One segment of Prionailurus bengalensis isolate Pbe53 chromosome E3, Fcat_Pben_1.1_paternal_pri, whole genome shotgun sequence DNA contains the following:
- the NTN3 gene encoding netrin-3, with translation MPGWPWGLLLTAGTLSTALSLGPPAPADPCHDEGGAPRGCVPGLVNAALGREVLASSTCGRPATRACDASDPRRAHPAALLTSAGSTTSPVCWRSDSLTQAPFNVTLTVPLGKAFELVFVSLRFCSAPPASVALLKSQDHGRSWAPLGFFSSRCGLDYGRLPVPADGPPGPGPEALCFPEPQAQPDGGGLLAFSVQDGSPPGLDLDSSPVLQDWVTATDIRIVLTRPAVLGDTRDSVAMVPYSYSATELQVGGRCKCNGHASRCLLDTQGHLICDCQHGTEGPDCGRCKPFYCDRPWQRATAREAHACLACSCNGHARRCRFNMELYRLSGRRSGGVCLNCRHNTAGRHCHYCREGFYRDPGRALSDRRACRACDCHPVGAAGKTCNQTTGQCPCKDGVTGLTCNRCAPGFQQSRSPVAPCVKTPVPGPTEESSSVEPQDCDVHCKPARGSYRISLKKFCRKDYAVQVAVGARGEARGSWTRFPVAVLAVFRSGEERARRGSSALWVPARDAACGCPRLLPGRRYLLLGGGPGTAVGGRGPGLSAARGSLVLPWRDAWTRRLRRLQRRERRGRCGTA, from the exons ATGCCCGGCTGGCCCTGGGGGCTGCTGCTGACCGCGGGCACGCTTTCGACCGCGCTGAGCCTGGGGCCGCCGGCGCCCGCCGACCCCTGCCATGACGAGGGGGGCGCGCCCCGCGGCTGCGTGCCGGGCCTGGTGAACGCCGCCTTGGGCCGCGAGGTACTGGCGTCCAGCACGTGTGGGCGGCCGGCCACGCGGGCCTGTGATGCCTCCGACCCGAGGCGGGCACACCCGGCCGCCCTCCTGACCTCCGCAGGGAGCACCACAAGCCCTGTGTGCTGGCGTTCGGACTCACTGACGCAGGCGCCCTTCAACGTGACCCTCACAGTGCCTCTGGGCAAGGCTTTTGAGCTGGTGTTCGTGAGCTTGCGCTTCTGCTCTGCGCCCCCTGCCTCGGTGGCTCTGCTCAAGTCACAGGACCATGGCCGCAGCTGGGCCCCACTGGGTTTCTTCTCCTCCCGCTGTGGCCTGGACTATGGCCGCCTGCCTGTCCCTGCCGATGGCCCACCAGGCCCAGGGCCCGAAGCTCTGTGCTTTCCggagccccaggcccagcccgATGGTGGTGGCCTTCTGGCCTTCAGCGTGCAGGACGGAAGCCCACCAGGCCTGGATCTGGACAGCAGCCCAGTGCTCCAAGACTGGGTGACTGCCACAGACATTCGAATAGTGCTCACAAGGCCTGCCGTGCTGGGGGACACCAGGGACTCCGTGGCCATGGTCCCTTACTCTTACTCGGCGACTGAGCTCCAGGTGGGCGGGCGCTGCAAGTGCAATGGGCATGCCTCAAGGTGCCTGCTGGACACCCAGGGCCACCTAATCTGCGACTGCCAGCATGGCACCGAGGGCCCCGACTGCGGCCGCTGCAAGCCCTTCTACTGCGACAGGCCGTGGCAGCGGGCCACGGCCCGGGAAGCCCACGCCTGCCTTG CTTGCTCCTGCAATGGCCACGCGCGCCGCTGCCGCTTCAACATGGAGCTGTACCGACTATCCGGCCGCCGCAGTGGCGGGGTCTGCCTCAACTGCCGGCACAACACGGCCGGCCGCCACTGCCACTACTGCCGGGAGGGCTTCTACCGAGACCCTGGCCGTGCCCTGAGTGACCGCCGCGCTTGCAGGG CATGTGACTGTCACCCTGTTGGTGCTGCTGGCAAAACCTGCAACCAGACCACAGGCCAGTGTCCCTGCAAGGATGGTGTCACGGGCCTCACCTGCAATCGCTGCGCCCCTGGCTTCCAGCAGAGCCGCTCTCCCGTGGCACCCTGCGTTA AGACACCTGTCCCTGGACCCACTGAGGAGAGCAGCTCTGTGGAACCCCAGG aCTGCGACGTGCACTGCAAACCAGCCCGCGGCAGCTACCGCATCAGCTTGAAGAAGTTCTGCAGGAAAGACTACG cGGTGCAGGTGGCGGTGGGCGCGCGCGGCGAGGCGCGCGGCTCGTGGACGCGCTTCCCGGTGGCCGTGCTTGCAGTGTTCCGGAGCGGCGAGGAGCGCGCGAGGCGAGGGAGCAGCGCGCTGTGGGTGCCGGCGCGGGACGCGGCCTGCGGCTGCCCGCGCCTGCTGCCCGGCCGCCGCTACCTGCTGCTGGGGGGCGGGCCGGGGACCGCGGTCGGGGGCCGGGGGCCCGGGCTCAGCGCTGCCCGCGGGAGCCTCGTGCTGCCCTGGCGCGATGCGTGGACGAGGCGCCTGCGGAGACTGCAGCGGCGCGAGCGGCGGGGGCGCTGCGGGACGGCCTGA
- the TEDC2 gene encoding tubulin epsilon and delta complex protein 2 isoform X3 — protein sequence MLPADCSRRLVAELRDALDACAERQRQLERNLRVSRRLLRTWEPAETPAPQPTPAPETSGEAPSPESTPSPQDLKELELLTQALEKAVRVRKGISKTGERHKALSLKSGSAATSATTASAPSRASGQASCRVSETKPPRGIQQTVVPARGLPECRLLSVGDRTRMGRGSRATKPGPGPRDQQIPPSAALQAPEAFTLKEKGILLRLPMAYRKAASRNSRLWAQLSSTQTSDSVDAAATAKTQFLQKMQMTSGGPGSGLSAAAVEAEVGLLRTACSLLRRRMEEVLSADPADCMQEYRCLLTLEGLQAITEQCLHRLQELRAVAGQQLGPWPVGRRPGASLPCGGGTDPIWSPQLLLYSSTQELQTLEALRLRVAMLDQKIHLEKVLMAELLPLVGTQGPHWLALCRAVHSLLCEGGERFLTVLRDEPAD from the exons ATGCTGCCCGCGGACTGCTCGCGCCG GCTGGTGGCCGAGCTGCGGGACGCCCTGGACGCCTGCGCTGAGCGACAGAGGCAGCTGGAGCGGAACCTGCGCGTCTCCCGCCGGCTGCTGCGGACCTG GGAACCAGCCGAGACCCCGGCTCCGCAGCCAACCCCAGCGCCAGAAACCAGTGGAGAGGCCCCGTCTCCGG AATCCACACCCAGCCCTCAAGACCTCAAGGAGCTGGAGCTTCTGACCCAGGCACTGGAGAAGGCTGTACGGGTGAGAAAAGGCATCTCTAAGACTGGAGAAAGACACAAGGCCCTCAGCCTGAAGTCTGGGTCCGCTGCCACTTCTGCCACCACAGCCTCTGCCCCGTCCCGGGCCTCCGGCCAGGCTAGCTGTCGAGTCTCAGAGACAAAACCCCCCAGGGGCATCCAGCAGACTGTGGTGCCTGCTAGGGGCCTTCCTGAGTGCAGGCTCCTGTCAGTGGGGGATCGTACCCGTATGGGGAGAGGATCCCGAGCCACCAAGCCTGGACCAGGCCCCAGGGACCAACAGATACCCCCATCGGCTGCTCTTCAAGCCCCAGAAGCTTTCACACTGAAGGAGAAGGG GATCCTGCTGCGGCTACCCATGGCCTACAGGAAAGCGGCTTCCCGGAACTCCCG CCTGTGGGCCCAGCTCAGCTCTACACAGACCAGTGACTCCGTGGATGCCGCTGCCACCGCCAAAACCCAGTTCCTCCAGAAAATGCAGATGACT TCCGGCGGGCCCGGCTCTGGGCTCAGTGCTGCAGCAGTGGAGGCCGAGGTGGGGCTCCTGCGGACGGCGTGTTCGCTGCTGAGACGGCGAATGGAGGAAGTGCTCTCGGCAG ACCCTGCTGACTGCATGCAGGAGTACCGCTGCCTGCTTACCCTGGAGGGGCTGCAGGCCATCACGGAGCAGTGTCTCCACAGGCTGCAGGAGCTGCGTGCAG TGGCGGGACAGCAGCTGGGGCCGTGGCCTGTGGGGAGACGCCCCGGAGCCTCACTGCCCTGCGGAGGAGGAACAGACCCTATCTGGAGCCCCCAGCTTCTTCTCTACTCCAGCACCCAGGAGTTGCAGACTCTAGAGGCCCTGAGGCTGCGGGTGGCCATGCTAGACCAGAAGATCCACCTGGAAAAG GTCCTGATGGCGGAACTCCTCCCCCTGGTGGGCACACAGGGGCCACACTGGCTAGCGCTTTGCCGAGCTGTGCACAGCCTGCTTTGCGAGGGAGGGGAGCGCTTCCTCACCGTCCTTCGAGATGAACCTGCCGACTGA
- the TEDC2 gene encoding tubulin epsilon and delta complex protein 2 isoform X1, producing the protein MLPADCSRRLVAELRDALDACAERQRQLERNLRVSRRLLRTWYADPETARPGLPRVLGTPLGAPGLGDRRKARRPLWGPLRLNPASWPCHDCTVKLRREPAETPAPQPTPAPETSGEAPSPESTPSPQDLKELELLTQALEKAVRVRKGISKTGERHKALSLKSGSAATSATTASAPSRASGQASCRVSETKPPRGIQQTVVPARGLPECRLLSVGDRTRMGRGSRATKPGPGPRDQQIPPSAALQAPEAFTLKEKGILLRLPMAYRKAASRNSRLWAQLSSTQTSDSVDAAATAKTQFLQKMQMTSGGPGSGLSAAAVEAEVGLLRTACSLLRRRMEEVLSADPADCMQEYRCLLTLEGLQAITEQCLHRLQELRAVAGQQLGPWPVGRRPGASLPCGGGTDPIWSPQLLLYSSTQELQTLEALRLRVAMLDQKIHLEKVLMAELLPLVGTQGPHWLALCRAVHSLLCEGGERFLTVLRDEPAD; encoded by the exons ATGCTGCCCGCGGACTGCTCGCGCCG GCTGGTGGCCGAGCTGCGGGACGCCCTGGACGCCTGCGCTGAGCGACAGAGGCAGCTGGAGCGGAACCTGCGCGTCTCCCGCCGGCTGCTGCGGACCTGGTACGCGGACCCCGAGACCGCCCGGCCAGGCCTCCCTCGGGTCCTGGGAACCCCCCTCGGAGCCCCCGGACTGGGGGACCGCCGCAAAGCCAGGCGGCCCCTTTGGGGTCCCTTGCGCCTGAACCCTGCCTCTTGGCCGTGCCACGACTGTACTGTGAAACTTCGCAGGGAACCAGCCGAGACCCCGGCTCCGCAGCCAACCCCAGCGCCAGAAACCAGTGGAGAGGCCCCGTCTCCGG AATCCACACCCAGCCCTCAAGACCTCAAGGAGCTGGAGCTTCTGACCCAGGCACTGGAGAAGGCTGTACGGGTGAGAAAAGGCATCTCTAAGACTGGAGAAAGACACAAGGCCCTCAGCCTGAAGTCTGGGTCCGCTGCCACTTCTGCCACCACAGCCTCTGCCCCGTCCCGGGCCTCCGGCCAGGCTAGCTGTCGAGTCTCAGAGACAAAACCCCCCAGGGGCATCCAGCAGACTGTGGTGCCTGCTAGGGGCCTTCCTGAGTGCAGGCTCCTGTCAGTGGGGGATCGTACCCGTATGGGGAGAGGATCCCGAGCCACCAAGCCTGGACCAGGCCCCAGGGACCAACAGATACCCCCATCGGCTGCTCTTCAAGCCCCAGAAGCTTTCACACTGAAGGAGAAGGG GATCCTGCTGCGGCTACCCATGGCCTACAGGAAAGCGGCTTCCCGGAACTCCCG CCTGTGGGCCCAGCTCAGCTCTACACAGACCAGTGACTCCGTGGATGCCGCTGCCACCGCCAAAACCCAGTTCCTCCAGAAAATGCAGATGACT TCCGGCGGGCCCGGCTCTGGGCTCAGTGCTGCAGCAGTGGAGGCCGAGGTGGGGCTCCTGCGGACGGCGTGTTCGCTGCTGAGACGGCGAATGGAGGAAGTGCTCTCGGCAG ACCCTGCTGACTGCATGCAGGAGTACCGCTGCCTGCTTACCCTGGAGGGGCTGCAGGCCATCACGGAGCAGTGTCTCCACAGGCTGCAGGAGCTGCGTGCAG TGGCGGGACAGCAGCTGGGGCCGTGGCCTGTGGGGAGACGCCCCGGAGCCTCACTGCCCTGCGGAGGAGGAACAGACCCTATCTGGAGCCCCCAGCTTCTTCTCTACTCCAGCACCCAGGAGTTGCAGACTCTAGAGGCCCTGAGGCTGCGGGTGGCCATGCTAGACCAGAAGATCCACCTGGAAAAG GTCCTGATGGCGGAACTCCTCCCCCTGGTGGGCACACAGGGGCCACACTGGCTAGCGCTTTGCCGAGCTGTGCACAGCCTGCTTTGCGAGGGAGGGGAGCGCTTCCTCACCGTCCTTCGAGATGAACCTGCCGACTGA
- the TEDC2 gene encoding tubulin epsilon and delta complex protein 2 isoform X2 has translation MLPADCSRRLVAELRDALDACAERQRQLERNLRVSRRLLRTWEPAETPAPQPTPAPETSGEAPSPESTPSPQDLKELELLTQALEKAVRVRKGISKTGERHKALSLKSGSAATSATTASAPSRASGQASCRVSETKPPRGIQQTVVPARGLPECRLLSVGDRTRMGRGSRATKPGPGPRDQQIPPSAALQAPEAFTLKEKGILLRLPMAYRKAASRNSRLWAQLSSTQTSDSVDAAATAKTQFLQKMQMTSGGPGSGLSAAAVEAEVGLLRTACSLLRRRMEEVLSADPADCMQEYRCLLTLEGLQAITEQCLHRLQELRAAVAGQQLGPWPVGRRPGASLPCGGGTDPIWSPQLLLYSSTQELQTLEALRLRVAMLDQKIHLEKVLMAELLPLVGTQGPHWLALCRAVHSLLCEGGERFLTVLRDEPAD, from the exons ATGCTGCCCGCGGACTGCTCGCGCCG GCTGGTGGCCGAGCTGCGGGACGCCCTGGACGCCTGCGCTGAGCGACAGAGGCAGCTGGAGCGGAACCTGCGCGTCTCCCGCCGGCTGCTGCGGACCTG GGAACCAGCCGAGACCCCGGCTCCGCAGCCAACCCCAGCGCCAGAAACCAGTGGAGAGGCCCCGTCTCCGG AATCCACACCCAGCCCTCAAGACCTCAAGGAGCTGGAGCTTCTGACCCAGGCACTGGAGAAGGCTGTACGGGTGAGAAAAGGCATCTCTAAGACTGGAGAAAGACACAAGGCCCTCAGCCTGAAGTCTGGGTCCGCTGCCACTTCTGCCACCACAGCCTCTGCCCCGTCCCGGGCCTCCGGCCAGGCTAGCTGTCGAGTCTCAGAGACAAAACCCCCCAGGGGCATCCAGCAGACTGTGGTGCCTGCTAGGGGCCTTCCTGAGTGCAGGCTCCTGTCAGTGGGGGATCGTACCCGTATGGGGAGAGGATCCCGAGCCACCAAGCCTGGACCAGGCCCCAGGGACCAACAGATACCCCCATCGGCTGCTCTTCAAGCCCCAGAAGCTTTCACACTGAAGGAGAAGGG GATCCTGCTGCGGCTACCCATGGCCTACAGGAAAGCGGCTTCCCGGAACTCCCG CCTGTGGGCCCAGCTCAGCTCTACACAGACCAGTGACTCCGTGGATGCCGCTGCCACCGCCAAAACCCAGTTCCTCCAGAAAATGCAGATGACT TCCGGCGGGCCCGGCTCTGGGCTCAGTGCTGCAGCAGTGGAGGCCGAGGTGGGGCTCCTGCGGACGGCGTGTTCGCTGCTGAGACGGCGAATGGAGGAAGTGCTCTCGGCAG ACCCTGCTGACTGCATGCAGGAGTACCGCTGCCTGCTTACCCTGGAGGGGCTGCAGGCCATCACGGAGCAGTGTCTCCACAGGCTGCAGGAGCTGCGTGCAG CAGTGGCGGGACAGCAGCTGGGGCCGTGGCCTGTGGGGAGACGCCCCGGAGCCTCACTGCCCTGCGGAGGAGGAACAGACCCTATCTGGAGCCCCCAGCTTCTTCTCTACTCCAGCACCCAGGAGTTGCAGACTCTAGAGGCCCTGAGGCTGCGGGTGGCCATGCTAGACCAGAAGATCCACCTGGAAAAG GTCCTGATGGCGGAACTCCTCCCCCTGGTGGGCACACAGGGGCCACACTGGCTAGCGCTTTGCCGAGCTGTGCACAGCCTGCTTTGCGAGGGAGGGGAGCGCTTCCTCACCGTCCTTCGAGATGAACCTGCCGACTGA